One region of Camelus bactrianus isolate YW-2024 breed Bactrian camel chromosome 20, ASM4877302v1, whole genome shotgun sequence genomic DNA includes:
- the ABT1 gene encoding activator of basal transcription 1, with the protein MAAEDSDKGVSDLDPVEGIDQKPDAEEEQEETEEAAGGGKKRVVPGIVYLGHIPPRFRPLHVRNLLSAYGEVGRVFFQPEDGFVRRKKKAAAASAAGGKKRSKYSKDYTEGWVEFRDKRVAKRVAASLHNTPMGSRRRSPFRYDLWNLKYLHRFTWSHLSEHLAFERQVRRQRLRAEVAQAKRETDFYLRSVERGQRFLANDGDSTRPNGSWTFAQRPTEQELRARKAVRPGERERARLANAQDQARSNRGLLARIFGAPPPSESIEDSSLVRNS; encoded by the exons ATGGCGGCAGAGGACTCGGATAAGGGAGTCTCCGATTTGGATCCTGTAGAAGGAATAGACCAGAAACCAGACGCagaggaggaacaggaggagaCCGAAGAGGCGGCTGGCGGCGGCAAGAAACGGGTAGTGCCGGGTATTGTGTACCTGGGCCACATCCCACCCCGCTTTAGGCCTTTGCACGTAAGGAACCTACTCAGCGCCTACGGCGAAGTCGGGCGCGTTTTTTTCCAGCCAGAGG ACGGGTTCGTGAGGCGCAAAAAGAAGGCAGCGGCGGCCTCCGCTGCGGGAGGCAAAAAGCGATCCAAGTACAGCAAGGACTACACCGAGGGCTGGGTGGAGTTCCGCGACAAGCGAGTAGCCAAGCGTGTGGCGGCCAGTCTACACAACACACCCATGGGCTCCCGCAGGCGCAGCCCCTTCCGTTATGACCTGTGGAACCTCAAG TACTTGCACCGTTTTACCTGGTCCCACCTCAGTGAGCATCTTGCCTTTGAGCGCCAGGTGCGCAGGCAGCGCCTAAGGGCTGAGGTTGCCCAGGCCAAGCGTGAGACTGACTTTTATCTTCGAAGTGTGGAGCGTGGTCAGCGTTTCCTTGCCAACGATGGGGACTCTACCCGCCCGAATGGCTCCTGGACCTTTGCCCAGCGTCCTACTGAGCAGGAGCTGAGGGCCCGGAAGGCAGTTCGGCCAGGAGAACGTGAACGGGCTCGCCTGGCTAATGCCCAGGACCAGGCCCGTTCCAACCGAGGGCTTCTTGCCAGGATCTTTGGAGCCCCTCCACCCTCAGAGAGTATAGAGGACTCCTCACTAGTTAGGAACTCTTGA
- the LOC105061665 gene encoding olfactory receptor 2M2-like translates to MEWENQTFSPDFILMGIFSHTPSHIFLFSLVLGIFTVALLANIIMVLLIYLDTRLHIPMYFLLSQLSLMDLMLICTTVPKMACNYLSGRKTISVAGCETQIFLYVSLLGAECFLLAVMAYDRYVAICYPLQYPNLMNRKLCGLMAASSWTLGVFDGIVEVAATLSFSYCGSREISQFFCDVPALLRLSCTDTSTFETLIFICCVVMLLFPLSLIIISYTRVIITVIRMSSGEGRHKAVTTCTSHLSVVGMYYGAAMFIYMRPTSNRSPAQDKTVSTFYTILTPMLNPLIYSLRNKDVAKAFSKAVGKEKSRE, encoded by the coding sequence ATGGAATGGGAGAATCAGACATTCAGCCCTGACTTCATCTTGATGGGCATTTTTAGTCACACTCCCTCTCacatctttctcttctctctggtcCTGGGCATCTTTACAGTGGCTCTCTTGGCAAACATTATCATGGTTCTCCTCATCTACCTGGATACCCGGCTCCACATCCCCATGTACTTCCTCCTCAGCCAACTCTCCCTCATGGACCTCATGCTCATCTGCACCACTGTACCCAAAATGGCCTGCAACTACCTGTCTGGCAGGAAGACCATTTCTGTAGCAGGATGTGAAACCCAGATATTCCTCTATGTGTCCCTCCTTGGTGCTGAGTGTTTCCTGTTGGCTgtcatggcctatgaccgctatgttGCCATTTGCTACCCACTTCAGTATCCCAATCTCATGAACCGGAAACTCTGTGGACTCATGGCTGCCTCTTCATGGACCCTTGGTGTCTTCGATGGGATTGTTGAGGTAGCCGCTACTTTGTCTTTCTCCTATTGCGGCTCCCGAGAAATATCCCAGTTCTTCTGTGATGTCCCAGCACTCCTACGTCTCTCATGCACAGACACTTCCACATTTGAAACACTCATTTTCATCTGCTGTGTAGTAATGCTCCTCTTCCCTTTATCACTCATCATCATCTCCTACACACGTGTAATTATAACTGTCATTCGCATGAGTTCTGGGGAAGGTCGTCACAAGGCTGTCACCACCTGTACTTCACACCTTAGCGTTGTGGGGATGTACTATGGAGCAGCTATGTTCATATACATGCGGCCCACTTCCAATCGTTCCCCAGCCCAGGACAAGACGGTGTCGACCTTCTACACCATTCTCACTCCCATGCTGAATCCTCTTATCTACAGCCTCCGGAACAAAGACGTGGCAAAAGCATTCAGTAAGGCAGTAGGGAAGGAGAAGTCCAGAGAGTAA